The Thermococcus sibiricus MM 739 DNA window GAGAAGATGTTAGTTATGCAAATGAACGGCCGATAAAAAATGTCAATGACATCATAGAAGAAGCAAAAATCCAGGAAGCGTTAGGAGCGGGTGTTACTGGAGGGGACCCACTCTCAAGAATAGATAGAACTGTCAAGTACATTAAAACACTGAAAGAAAATTTTGGAAAGAAATTTCATATTCATTTATATACAACCGGCCTTCTTGCAACAGAGGAGAACTTAGGAAAACTCTACGACGCTGGTCTTGACGAAATTCGATTTCATCCAGATATTTTTAATCCAAACTCTAATATCTTTCAAAGGGAAATAGAACACATAAAAGGCGCCTTTGACTTTGAATGGGATGTTGGAGGGGAAGTTCCTGCGTTTCCGGGACAAGAAGAGAGAATAAAGTGGTATGCCGAATTTTTAGATAAACATGGGGCAAAATTCCTAAACATAAATGAGCTTGAATTTAGTGAAACTAATCTTGAGGCCCTGCTATCAAGAGGATTTAGGACAGTAAGTGATGAGAGTTCTGCAATAAAAGGAAGTTTAGAATCTGGATTGACAATTCTGCAATGGGGTGAAAAGAATACGTCTCTGAATTATCACCTCTGTACAGCCAAACTTAAAGATGCAGTACAACTCAAAAATCGGCTTAAAAGAATGGCAAAAAACGTCGCCAGATCCTACATGGAGATAACCCAAGATGGGACACTTAAATTTGCAGTGGCTGAGTATGAGGACCTTATGGAGCTCTATGATCTCCTCGTAAATGAGGCAGAGGTTCCAGAAGAATGGCTCTACCTAAATCTGAAAAAAAGAAGGATTGAAATGCCCATAGAAGTTGCAGAAGAACTTGTCGGCGCTGTAGAAGGGGATGTAAAGTTTTATGTGGTTGAAGAATATCCCACATGGGATAGAATTGAAGTCGAGAGAATTCCGTTATCATAATCTTTTTCCTGACCTTCCTTAATGATCATTCAAACATCTATAAAATAACAAAATGAGATTATAAAAAAGAGAAGATTCATCCAACCTTCTCTATACCTATTTTTGCCTCCACTTCTGGCCACTCGACTACATATCCCCTTGGCTCTTCAAACTTAACTTCAATAGCCCGTGTTTCTCCCTTTATGTAATCAAGCATCTCTTCGAGAAGTTCTTTGTTTTCCTCCGTTGTCTCAACGTAAGCCATTATCCTATCATTTACGTCTAGATCCAGTTGTTTTCTCATCTCCTGAATTCTCCTTACAAACTCCCTCGCTAAGCCCTCCGTCATTAATTCCCTAGTGATGATCTTGTCAACAAAGACTTTTCCATGATCAAATTCTTCCCCTATTAAGAACTCTGGAAGCTCTTCTTCCATGATTATGTGTTCCTTCTCAATCGTAAACTCCTTATCTCCTACTTCTACCTTGAGCTTTCCTTGCATAAGTCTCTCATAAAGTTCTTTGCCATTCTGCTCACTTATCCACTTTGCAACTACCTTTGCATCTCCCTTGAAATGAGGTCCAAGTTTAGCAAAGTTGGGCTTTACTTTTATTTCCCTCTCAATTTTTGCCACTTTGACCTCCTTAGCATTCAATTGATCTCTTAAAAGCCGGTTGAGTCTCTCTACAGCTTTCTTAGTTATTTCATCTTCAGTTTCTACTATTACTTGCTTTACAGGGTAGCGAAGTTTTATTTTAGCTTTTT harbors:
- a CDS encoding radical SAM protein — translated: MKETNYYSYVVGELPKGCKLCVKGTKLVLFTTGICPRECFYCPLSPWRREDVSYANERPIKNVNDIIEEAKIQEALGAGVTGGDPLSRIDRTVKYIKTLKENFGKKFHIHLYTTGLLATEENLGKLYDAGLDEIRFHPDIFNPNSNIFQREIEHIKGAFDFEWDVGGEVPAFPGQEERIKWYAEFLDKHGAKFLNINELEFSETNLEALLSRGFRTVSDESSAIKGSLESGLTILQWGEKNTSLNYHLCTAKLKDAVQLKNRLKRMAKNVARSYMEITQDGTLKFAVAEYEDLMELYDLLVNEAEVPEEWLYLNLKKRRIEMPIEVAEELVGAVEGDVKFYVVEEYPTWDRIEVERIPLS